The region AGTAAGTCGGTGGTTGTggcgttgttgatgacgGATGAGAAGAGGTTGTCGAGGGACGGGAGGAAGGTGTGGATTAGGGTTGTGAGGTtgcggagggaggtgagaAAGGCGGTTAGCTGGAGGGTTATGGGGGTCGTGACGTTGaatgtggtgttggtggatgagggggttgggaggctggggaggggcGTTGATAGGGGTGGCGGGGAGGCGAAACGGCGgtcgtcgctgtcgtcgtcgttggagGAGACGGCGGAAGTGAAAGAGTCGGCTGATTTAGCGGTTTGAGGGATGACGGCtatggttgttgttgggtagCTTTGGGAGGTGGATCGCGATGATGAAACAGAGACGGTCACAGAGTTCGACTTGGGACGGTAAGGGATATCGGTGCGGACTTGCATAGGTGTCTTGGGGGTGATGGCCGCTCGTTTTGCACGAAGAGACGATGGCTGTTGCGGCTGAGGCGTTTGGGACCTGGGCGTCATTGGCAATGGCTGCGATGGTTGCCGACGACGGACAGAAGGAGGTGtcactggtggtggttgggaagGACGAGCAGTCAGGATGTTGTTGCGGTTATTCAAAGGCCGGCTGGAAATGGCCACGCGCAGCTCCATGATGCCATGATAAACCTGCATGAGAAAGGTGCGCATATATCGGGGATCTCCATTGTCGACCAGTAAATCAACATTGCTGGCCAGCCGAGCACAAATCTGGACGTAGGCCAATATCAAGGCTGTGTAAGCGCGTTGCATAGGCCCGTAGTCTCGTGCTGATGTCCGACCGCCTGACGACAGTTCAAAATCCTGGATTGCCTGCTCCAGCTCTTCAAAGTACTTGTGGGTGTTGTAAAAGATCATCTCGAGACTGGAGCGCCGTGAAGTCCCGTCGTTGGTCAAACTCATTAATGTTTGTACGCACAAATGGATCTGATAAATGGAATATAGGACCCCTTTGAAAAACTCCAAGACCGGGTCTGGAATTTGAGATTGATAACGACGTATTGGCAGAGCGGAAAGCTCGCGAACACACAGCGGCCTCTGTAGAGACGGTTCTTCCGGACTGAAAGGATTGGAGAAGGTCGGCGCACCACTGTAACTGAAACCGCGAAAATGACTGCTAAGCCGGTTCATATTGGGCACATCTGTCGAAAGGCTTGAAGCCGAAGACGGCGCAAGAAAAGAGCTTGCTGATCCAGGGGTGATAGTCCTAGAAGAGATGGTAGACTCTGTCGTGCGAGAAGATGCCGTATCTGGTCTCTTCGGCTCCGGTGATACGGCCGGCTGCTCAGGCGGGCTCCGTAGATCGTCACTCGATGCCGTCATTGTCAGTGGTATCATTCCCGACGGTCTCCTGGTGAACCCATTGCTGTACTGAGAAAGAGACCGTCTGCTGGAAACCCTCGGTGGTCTAGACAAAGATGCAGATCTCGATCCTGGCGAGGATGCAATTCCGGATCCATTTACCTTGACCGGAAACCGGCCGCCTCGGCGTGATGGCACTCGCGGTGTATCAGCACTCTCACTCGACTCATCCCCCGTCTCTGTATCAGCCATCCCTTCAATGATACTCACACTGACACTCCGAGCTAGGAATTTCTTGATACGCTCAGTCACAACACGGTCTGCCTCGCTCTCGGCCAGAGCCCCACTGGACTGTTGATCATGGACCGTTGGTAGCTGCAAGACCTCCTTGGGAGGGTAGATGATCGGATTGCCCGTGAACCTCAGCCGCTGAAGGGAGACCATATTCGCCATGCTAGCGGGAAGTCTTGTAATTTGGTTCTCCTGAACCGAAAGCGCCTTGAGCGAATTCAGCTTGGAAATCTCGGGAGGGAGCTCCCTCAACCGATTCCTTCCCACATCGAGGAACTCCAATGATATTAGATCACATAACTGTAGCTGTGGTCAGCATTAAGGCCTCAGATCCAGGTCAAGCAGTACTCACTGCCAAAGGAAAGACCTCGAACGCATTGTTCCTCGCCGCGAGGTACCTCAAAGATGTACATTGCGAGAACCTCGGTGGAAGTCCCTTCAAGGCATTGTGTGATAGCGCGAGCCTTTCAACCCCTGTCCTCAGGATATCGACAACCTCATCAGGTAAAACAGGAATGTTTTTCCCAATCAAATCTAGCGTGATTCCCGAACCAGTTGCCCCAGTGGTCCCCGACACCGGCGTTCTTGTCTCCTCATCTTCAATCGCTTTTCTCCTAGCCTCCCGAACGAGAGCAACGACCTGATTTGGCGAAAGCAACGGCCCAGTGTTGGCATTACTCGCATTGGGTGATGTACCCCTCGATGTACTCTGCCCTGTCGACAAAGGCGGGaatcgctgctgctgctgatgaagTTGATGTGCTCTCGAAAGCGGCATCCCACCTCCAGAGACCGACCGGGCTGCCATCGGGGGAGCCTTGCGATGGGTGTCCATTCTTTATCAATAAGTCAAACTCGATTCAGAAATTAACAATGCAAACCCCAACTGAAAATTTCATCAGTGGCAGTATCAACGGAAACGCATATCTCAAAACTGAGAACCACTGTGTAAGAAGAGAGCTGATTGATCGATCCCGTCGCTGTGCTGTGTGCTGCCGTGCTTACCTCCTGCAGCACCATATCTCTAACCCTTCTGTGCCAGCCTGCCGCGCTGTACAACACAGCCAATCCTGGCACATCCTCGCGTGCTTGCTGCAAATCCCGCCAGCTCTCAGCCGTGTTTCTTGCGTTGCGTTGCCTGCCGCTGGGCGGGTGACGGGCAGCCCCCAATTACACACGAGGGCGCGGCCAGTGAACTGTCATGAATTCCATACCATCAAAGCTAAAGATCACCCACTCCACCAAAAATAATACATGAAGCCCCTCTCGATTTGTGTTTGGATCCAAAGCTTCCATAGTGGATATTTCCGATTATTCTTGTTATGAGAGTTTAGCAAAAAATCATAGTTTTGAGCTCGTGGAAGACATCTCCAGCCGAGTCTGCATTATTCTGTAGCCACAGAAACTCACCCATGTGCACGGGCCAACTATGGGTAGCTaaccatcacctccatccTCCCACTATCCGTCCGCTCACAACTCAATGACATGAAACTCGGCAACACAATCACCCGAACACATGTCACTATCATGCGTGTCACCACTTCTTCAACTCATTCGTCCCAGCTCATAATTTTGAGCATTCTATGGGAATCCATCTCACAGGGGAAGTTGCCTCACTTACATGTCCCATGAGCTGTAGATATGTCGTGCGACGATCATTTTGCCTTTGTGGTGTGTGTTGGCCCCCTCTCACTCGCTCATGTTGTGACCAGCAGCCTTGTGAGCTGGC is a window of Podospora pseudopauciseta strain CBS 411.78 chromosome 1, whole genome shotgun sequence DNA encoding:
- the SOG2_1 gene encoding RAM signaling network component (COG:S; EggNog:ENOG503NWQU); protein product: MDTHRKAPPMAARSVSGGGMPLSRAHQLHQQQQRFPPLSTGQSTSRGTSPNASNANTGPLLSPNQVVALVREARRKAIEDEETRTPVSGTTGATGSGITLDLIGKNIPVLPDEVVDILRTGVERLALSHNALKGLPPRFSQCTSLRYLAARNNAFEVFPLALCDLISLEFLDVGRNRLRELPPEISKLNSLKALSVQENQITRLPASMANMVSLQRLRFTGNPIIYPPKEVLQLPTVHDQQSSGALAESEADRVVTERIKKFLARSVSVSIIEGMADTETGDESSESADTPRVPSRRGGRFPVKVNGSGIASSPGSRSASLSRPPRVSSRRSLSQYSNGFTRRPSGMIPLTMTASSDDLRSPPEQPAVSPEPKRPDTASSRTTESTISSRTITPGSASSFLAPSSASSLSTDVPNMNRLSSHFRGFSYSGAPTFSNPFSPEEPSLQRPLCVRELSALPIRRYQSQIPDPVLEFFKGVLYSIYQIHLCVQTLMSLTNDGTSRRSSLEMIFYNTHKYFEELEQAIQDFELSSGGRTSARDYGPMQRAYTALILAYVQICARLASNVDLLVDNGDPRYMRTFLMQVYHGIMELRVAISSRPLNNRNNILTARPSQPPPVTPPSVRRRQPSQPLPMTPRSQTPQPQQPSSLRAKRAAITPKTPMQVRTDIPYRPKSNSVTVSVSSSRSTSQSYPTTTIAVIPQTAKSADSFTSAVSSNDDDSDDRRFASPPPLSTPLPSLPTPSSTNTTFNVTTPITLQLTAFLTSLRNLTTLIHTFLPSLDNLFSSVINNATTTDLLRSSTMVPLFEDLISKTSSVLQQTDILRSMLSSSSPLNYSENGPIWSTCKSLFNKWTNLGIQIREALGKKILSFGPGMVEGLRGVNKGVRGCMELMVALRGGGGRLDVGGGQGSPRLGSPGLGSPGLGSPGQRLGGSSSNTMKRRGQMGLPVTPRSVSLATGMGGSGTRGIYSSP